In Bartonella machadoae, a single genomic region encodes these proteins:
- the chpT gene encoding histidine phosphotransferase ChpT, whose product MTLAVSLEPTDLAALLCSRICHDLISPVGAIQNAMELYDEGGAEEDALQLVRWSVASASARLQFARLAFGFAGANGEQIETRFAEQVAQQYMKEEKAILNWQASSLLLPKNEIKLLLNLVLIANATASRGGEIIVMISQDEKKRSFHFKIAGKSLRIPPHFMALYKREMQEKDLDAHAIQFYYTMLLAEMTDMQINIDETENCIVLETVKKL is encoded by the coding sequence ATGACATTAGCTGTTTCTTTGGAGCCTACCGATCTTGCTGCTTTGCTTTGTAGCCGTATTTGCCATGATTTGATTTCACCTGTTGGTGCTATTCAAAATGCGATGGAACTTTATGATGAAGGGGGGGCTGAAGAAGATGCTTTGCAATTGGTGCGTTGGTCTGTTGCTAGTGCTTCTGCACGTCTACAATTCGCGCGATTGGCTTTTGGTTTTGCCGGAGCAAATGGGGAACAAATAGAGACACGTTTTGCTGAGCAGGTTGCACAACAATATATGAAGGAAGAAAAAGCAATTTTAAATTGGCAAGCTTCTTCTCTGCTTTTACCAAAAAATGAAATTAAACTTTTGCTTAATTTGGTGTTAATTGCAAACGCAACAGCTTCTCGTGGAGGAGAAATCATTGTTATGATTTCACAGGATGAAAAAAAACGCTCTTTTCACTTTAAAATTGCCGGTAAATCTTTACGTATTCCTCCTCATTTTATGGCATTATATAAGAGAGAAATGCAAGAAAAAGATCTCGATGCTCATGCTATCCAATTTTATTATACTATGTTGCTTGCTGAGATGACAGATATGCAAATCAATATTGATGAAACTGAAAATTGTATTGTTTTGGAAACTGTAAAAAAGCTTTGA
- a CDS encoding DUF1134 domain-containing protein: MTLSLLTRWYRNVVSIIFLLFVIINSANAQLRPIEQNEPHYSLQEIIDSGHTFFGKTASGIAIAIQNIFSQYGYPNGYILGEEASGAFFAGLTYGEGILFSKSYGQRKVFWQGPSMGWDFGGQGSRLMILVYDLNHINNLWGRYGGLSGSAYLIAGVGFHVLKKHNVLLVPIRTGIGARLGINVGYLKLTQKPTWNPF; encoded by the coding sequence ATGACTCTCTCTCTTCTAACACGCTGGTACAGAAATGTTGTATCTATCATCTTCCTTTTATTCGTCATCATCAATAGTGCAAATGCTCAACTTCGACCAATAGAACAAAACGAACCCCATTATTCACTGCAAGAAATTATTGATTCTGGTCATACTTTTTTTGGAAAAACTGCTAGCGGTATCGCCATAGCCATTCAAAACATCTTTTCACAATACGGTTATCCAAATGGTTATATTTTAGGGGAAGAAGCTTCCGGTGCTTTTTTTGCTGGATTAACCTATGGCGAAGGCATACTTTTTAGCAAAAGCTATGGTCAGAGAAAAGTTTTTTGGCAGGGTCCCTCTATGGGATGGGATTTTGGCGGACAAGGTTCTCGCTTAATGATCTTAGTTTATGATCTCAATCATATAAATAATTTATGGGGACGCTATGGTGGTCTTTCTGGTTCGGCCTATTTAATTGCAGGTGTTGGTTTTCATGTCCTCAAAAAACACAATGTTTTGTTAGTTCCAATCCGTACAGGAATTGGCGCACGCCTTGGCATCAATGTAGGATATTTAAAATTAACACAAAAACCGACATGGAATCCATTTTAA
- a CDS encoding DegT/DnrJ/EryC1/StrS family aminotransferase: MQFIDLGAQRARIEDKINSAIAHVVASGQYILGTKVTEFEERLAEYLGVKHVIACANGTDALKMPLMAQNIGPGDAVFCPSFTFCATAEVVALVGAEPVFVDVLPDTFNIDVEKLREAIEMIKKEGRLKPKAIIAVDLFGLPADYIEIAKIAVQENLFVIEDAAQSMGGKSGNIMCGAFGNVAATSFYPAKPLGCYGDGGAMMTNDDNLAELLRSILFHGKGETQYDNVRIGMNSRLDTLQAAILLEKLVIFEDEMEKRVAIAKRYFDGLRDIVTVPDMEENARCAYAQYTIKVEERDKLKEYLQKKSIPTMIYYTTPLHQQRAYKHFPYVKNSLSVSESLGNCVLSLPMHPYLTTTDQDMVIQQIRDFYRS; encoded by the coding sequence ATGCAATTCATCGACCTTGGGGCGCAGCGTGCGCGTATTGAAGACAAAATTAATTCTGCAATTGCACATGTGGTCGCCAGTGGTCAGTATATTTTGGGGACAAAAGTAACAGAGTTTGAAGAACGGTTGGCAGAGTATCTTGGCGTTAAACATGTGATTGCTTGTGCCAATGGGACTGATGCATTGAAAATGCCTCTTATGGCCCAAAATATTGGTCCAGGTGATGCTGTGTTTTGTCCTAGCTTCACATTTTGTGCAACTGCTGAAGTTGTTGCTTTAGTAGGAGCTGAACCTGTTTTTGTTGATGTCCTTCCTGATACATTCAATATTGATGTTGAAAAACTTCGTGAAGCAATAGAAATGATTAAAAAAGAGGGGCGTCTTAAACCAAAGGCAATTATTGCCGTTGATTTGTTTGGTCTTCCTGCTGATTATATCGAAATTGCTAAGATAGCTGTACAGGAAAATCTTTTTGTTATTGAAGATGCTGCTCAATCTATGGGGGGAAAAAGCGGTAATATTATGTGCGGCGCTTTTGGTAATGTTGCTGCAACAAGTTTTTATCCCGCAAAACCATTGGGGTGTTATGGCGATGGAGGCGCGATGATGACCAATGATGATAATTTGGCAGAACTTTTACGATCTATTTTGTTTCATGGTAAAGGTGAAACGCAATATGACAATGTGCGTATCGGTATGAATTCACGTCTAGATACTCTTCAGGCTGCAATTTTGCTGGAAAAACTTGTGATCTTTGAAGATGAGATGGAAAAGCGCGTGGCAATTGCCAAACGTTATTTCGATGGCTTAAGAGATATTGTTACAGTTCCAGATATGGAAGAGAATGCGCGTTGTGCTTATGCACAATATACTATTAAAGTAGAAGAGCGTGATAAATTAAAGGAATATTTACAAAAGAAATCGATTCCGACAATGATTTATTATACCACTCCATTGCATCAACAACGAGCTTATAAACATTTTCCTTATGTAAAAAATTCTCTTTCTGTTTCTGAGTCTTTAGGGAATTGTGTTTTAAGTTTACCAATGCATCCTTATTTAACGACAACAGATCAGGATATGGTGATCCAGCAAATAAGGGATTTTTATCGTTCTTGA
- a CDS encoding Gfo/Idh/MocA family protein yields MSARVAVLGCGHWGGNHIRTLHGLGALAAVSDMNVERAASFANMYGVDLIAPSDLFTHEDIDALVLALPPQFHTENALCALKNDKDVLVEKPIALNVADAEHQVQLADKYGRVFMVGHILRFHPAFEKMCELVEEGELGEIRYIYSHRLGFGKFHTQSDALWDLAPHDLSMILALTGCEPSEIRGEGASVMNQLSDFAHIHMIFPNGIRSHLFTSRFTPYRERRLTVVGTKAMLVFDDMEPWNRKLALHRFAVWKENKEWAFSTDALNYIDVHESLPLTCELQHFLHCIETRQSPRTNGDDALAVLRVLTAASVSHS; encoded by the coding sequence ATGTCGGCACGTGTAGCGGTTTTAGGATGTGGTCATTGGGGTGGAAATCATATACGGACACTCCACGGGCTTGGAGCACTGGCAGCGGTTTCTGATATGAATGTTGAGCGTGCTGCAAGTTTTGCAAATATGTATGGGGTGGACCTTATTGCGCCTAGTGATCTTTTTACTCATGAAGATATTGATGCATTGGTATTGGCGTTACCTCCGCAATTTCATACAGAAAACGCGTTGTGTGCTCTTAAGAATGATAAGGATGTATTGGTTGAAAAACCAATTGCTTTAAACGTAGCAGATGCTGAGCATCAAGTTCAGCTTGCTGATAAATATGGACGCGTTTTTATGGTGGGCCATATTTTGCGGTTTCATCCTGCTTTTGAAAAAATGTGTGAATTGGTAGAAGAGGGAGAGCTGGGTGAGATACGTTATATCTACTCTCATCGGTTAGGTTTTGGAAAATTCCATACACAAAGTGATGCTTTATGGGATCTTGCGCCTCATGATCTTTCAATGATTTTGGCTTTGACGGGATGTGAACCTTCTGAGATTCGTGGTGAGGGGGCTTCTGTCATGAATCAGCTCTCTGATTTTGCTCATATTCATATGATTTTTCCAAATGGTATAAGAAGTCACCTGTTTACTTCACGTTTTACTCCCTATCGTGAAAGGCGTTTAACTGTTGTCGGTACAAAGGCGATGCTTGTTTTTGATGATATGGAACCATGGAATCGTAAATTGGCATTGCACCGTTTTGCTGTTTGGAAGGAAAATAAAGAATGGGCTTTCAGCACTGATGCGTTGAATTATATTGATGTTCATGAAAGTTTGCCGCTTACTTGCGAGTTGCAACACTTTCTTCATTGTATTGAGACGCGTCAATCACCACGCACAAATGGTGATGATGCTCTTGCTGTTTTACGCGTTTTAACTGCTGCTAGTGTCAGTCATTCTTAA
- a CDS encoding beta strand repeat-containing protein, translating into MYKKHLLSYAATAAIILFNIQFNAQAGILEVPEGEKTAPDGATYEIIHAKGGGKITGKSLTIVGNKDINSNSNTSIYAVTVEGDGSVITLSDGTKIKGDNDSVISLGVEAKDGANFNMTGGNIEASQIGAHFNNNNKESTLDAVTISSVAETTSSGKDDKPLRIGIIADENGTVTLKNVKVSQTNSAVIADYNSTVTVTGGSFDAKNATIIARNSSTIDLKDIQNISSGNAALAATTKSTITMDKGTVTGKEMALVAETGGHITATDATLKAKGSGWGAFANGSNSVVELLGNTIIDDSKIGLEAQDGAVIKMAKGTITASQHGAIFSNTQSEENKLENVTISSGKDDALLRHGVEANQNGTVTLKDVTVTQADNAIFAGDEKFADDKSIITVSGGSFDAKQSTIFAQNGSTIILNNVKKITSSNDFGLAAKDNGVISMIGGDAGTTITDSASGAIFSNTKSKDNKLENVTISKGKSQLKFGVVADKSNVTLKDVTVSQAAENAIFADDHSTITVSGGSFDATSATIFAGNGSTIDLQDIKKITSSDNVGLYAKESGSTITMAKGSVTGKGTTLFAENGGHIKVTDVTLVTLTATIDGNDIGVGAIAKDSNSVIELLGDTKINDSIIGLQAQKDGAISMTGGKITASQAGAVFFNSKRTENHLENVEISSSKNDELLTTGITASENSTVNFKNVSVTQAKSAIVADKQSTITVSGGSFDATAATIGAENGSTIILTENAQITSSDDSGLVAQNNGAISMNGGSIKASYNGAAFENSNRNENHLENVTISSGKNDALLHYGINADKKVQSL; encoded by the coding sequence ATGTATAAAAAGCATCTTCTATCGTATGCGGCGACAGCAGCTATCATACTGTTCAACATCCAGTTTAATGCACAGGCTGGAATCTTAGAAGTACCTGAGGGAGAGAAGACCGCGCCCGACGGCGCAACTTATGAGATAATTCACGCAAAAGGTGGCGGTAAAATCACCGGCAAGAGTTTAACCATAGTTGGAAACAAAGATATAAACTCAAATTCAAACACAAGTATCTATGCTGTAACAGTTGAAGGTGATGGCAGTGTTATTACCCTAAGCGATGGAACAAAAATTAAAGGGGATAATGATTCTGTCATTTCCTTAGGTGTTGAAGCAAAAGATGGTGCTAACTTTAACATGACTGGGGGAAACATTGAAGCTTCCCAAATTGGCGCTCACTTCAATAATAACAACAAAGAAAGCACACTGGACGCTGTAACCATATCGAGTGTTGCTGAAACCACATCAAGTGGTAAAGATGATAAGCCACTAAGAATAGGAATAATAGCAGACGAAAATGGTACAGTTACTTTAAAAAATGTAAAAGTATCTCAAACAAACAGTGCCGTAATCGCAGATTATAACTCGACAGTAACAGTCACTGGAGGATCATTTGATGCAAAAAATGCAACAATAATTGCTCGAAACAGCAGCACCATTGATTTAAAAGACATTCAGAATATATCATCTGGGAACGCTGCGCTCGCAGCAACAACAAAATCTACCATCACAATGGACAAAGGAACTGTGACTGGTAAGGAAATGGCATTGGTTGCAGAAACAGGTGGTCATATTACAGCCACAGATGCCACTCTAAAAGCGAAGGGGAGCGGTTGGGGGGCATTCGCTAATGGCTCTAACAGTGTCGTTGAATTACTTGGAAACACAATTATTGATGATAGCAAAATCGGACTTGAAGCACAAGATGGCGCGGTAATCAAGATGGCTAAAGGAACCATTACAGCGTCCCAACATGGCGCAATTTTCTCTAACACTCAGAGCGAAGAAAATAAACTGGAAAATGTGACAATATCGAGTGGGAAAGACGATGCACTACTACGCCATGGAGTAGAAGCAAACCAAAACGGGACAGTCACGTTAAAAGATGTCACTGTTACTCAAGCAGATAATGCTATATTTGCAGGTGATGAAAAATTTGCAGATGATAAATCAATCATAACAGTCTCTGGGGGGTCATTTGATGCAAAACAATCAACAATATTTGCTCAAAACGGTAGCACTATTATTTTAAACAATGTTAAAAAAATTACCTCATCTAATGACTTCGGACTCGCAGCAAAAGACAATGGTGTAATCAGCATGATTGGAGGAGATGCAGGGACCACCATTACTGATTCTGCAAGTGGTGCTATCTTCTCAAACACTAAGAGCAAAGACAACAAACTGGAAAATGTGACAATATCGAAAGGTAAATCACAACTGAAATTTGGAGTAGTAGCAGACAAGAGTAATGTCACTTTAAAAGATGTCACTGTCTCTCAAGCAGCAGAAAATGCTATATTTGCAGATGATCACTCGACAATAACTGTCTCTGGAGGATCATTTGATGCAACATCAGCAACAATATTTGCTGGAAATGGTAGCACCATTGATTTACAAGACATTAAGAAAATTACCTCATCTGATAACGTTGGACTCTATGCGAAAGAGTCAGGCTCCACAATCACAATGGCGAAAGGAAGCGTTACGGGGAAAGGAACAACATTGTTTGCAGAAAATGGTGGACATATTAAAGTCACAGATGTCACTCTTGTCACTCTCACCGCAACAATAGATGGCAATGATATCGGTGTCGGTGCAATTGCTAAAGACTCTAACAGTGTGATTGAGTTGCTTGGAGATACAAAGATTAATGATAGTATAATCGGTCTTCAAGCACAAAAGGATGGCGCGATCAGTATGACTGGGGGAAAAATTACAGCTTCTCAAGCTGGTGCTGTCTTCTTTAACAGTAAGAGAACAGAAAACCATCTAGAAAATGTAGAAATATCAAGTAGTAAAAATGATGAGCTACTCACCACTGGAATAACCGCAAGCGAAAACAGTACAGTCAATTTTAAAAATGTCTCTGTTACTCAAGCAAAAAGCGCTATAGTCGCAGATAAGCAATCAACAATCACAGTCTCTGGAGGATCATTTGATGCAACAGCAGCAACAATAGGTGCTGAAAATGGTAGCACTATTATTTTAACAGAGAATGCGCAAATTACCTCATCTGATGACTCTGGACTCGTAGCACAAAACAATGGAGCAATCAGTATGAATGGGGGAAGCATTAAAGCTTCCTACAATGGTGCGGCATTTGAAAACAGTAACCGTAATGAAAATCATCTAGAAAATGTAACAATATCAAGTGGTAAAAACGATGCGCTCCTACACTATGGAATAAACGCAGATAAAAAAGTACAGTCACTTTAA
- a CDS encoding autotransporter outer membrane beta-barrel domain-containing protein, with the protein MTGGSIKASNNGAAFENSKSKDNKLENVTISSGKDEAPLDFGIITDKESTVALRNVTVSQAESAIFATENSTITVSGGSFDATAATIDAENGSTIILTDNAQITSSDNAGLYAQNNGAISMTGGSITASKIGAGFSNSKSDKNYLENVTISSGKDEAPLGFGIITDKESTVALKNVTVSQAENAIFAAENSTITVSGGSFKGKGITIFAVKGGTISTDNTQVISSDGTGLYANGAGSQITMTGGTVTIKNDESALYVKEGGQIDATNVSLTTEGKGTGAVASGKESTIKLHGNTTINNTLNGLGAVDGGKITSENLTITGGKAINQDPDKERSGLWTSGSGSEIRLTGKTTIKDVDEGFYVDEGSKIISGDLTITGGESKEITTGVGSYESDSVIELNGKTTIENFDVALAAANNSTIKMANSNSETTQGKLENKIAAKKLALAAEFGGQIDLKNISITSENTGLHFLTLSEVDKDKPDNPQKHRNNEINLTNADLRVENGSAIIIGALSKNGTEDTQNLSIGTAKLNKSKIHADVLLGDGILWDKKYFNEKGFKESSKGTFTLTADQSTLEGRTDIAKDRNVRFDLINNTTWLLKTSTKETDKDGNLLDIAQRARSDISVLNLNNSKIVFQGPTEEHYHTLHIGSGKPENTAVYNATGNAKIYFNTAWSDGAASADQKTDRLLIHGDVSGTTAVYIQSDLGDRNSVINAADPSNIGGLSLIQVSGKAQEDSFKLANGYITLGGLPYKYTLTAYGPTSSHGSADIGQNLFDEKNENFWDFRLHKETLDSGTGSGGSGTGSGGSIGAPVAQMANYLVMPNALFYSGLTDITKQNALLANIRTSVLGKEEEKNIGFFLSTYGSTGTLSSARGPLKYGYGADIRYASLQAGATLAAIEGQNIITHFGVVGTYGQLSFTPKDMADVSKSTLDKWSLTAYGSLQHDNGFYLDTLFSYGVFKGDIGNAIMGKTAKVKNAKMVSLSTTLGKQFATGMEDLTFEPQAQLAYQHLMFKSIEDANNLIIDMNNPSQWLIRVGGRLTKTISTENNHPLSFYGKVNFIKTFGDDGSITIGRDFDLDPMGATIEGGLGISAQLSHNLSLHGDVSYQQKLQKTGISGASFSGGIRYQF; encoded by the coding sequence ATGACTGGGGGAAGCATTAAAGCTTCCAACAATGGTGCGGCATTTGAAAACAGTAAGAGCAAAGACAACAAACTGGAAAATGTGACAATATCGAGTGGTAAGGATGAAGCACCACTAGATTTTGGAATAATAACAGACAAAGAAAGTACAGTTGCTTTAAGAAATGTCACTGTCTCTCAAGCAGAAAGTGCTATATTTGCAACTGAAAATTCAACAATAACAGTCTCTGGAGGATCATTTGATGCAACAGCAGCAACAATAGATGCTGAAAATGGCAGCACCATTATTTTAACAGACAATGCGCAAATTACCTCATCTGATAACGCTGGACTCTATGCACAAAACAATGGAGCAATCAGTATGACTGGGGGAAGCATTACAGCTTCCAAAATTGGTGCTGGTTTCTCTAACAGTAAAAGCGATAAAAATTATCTGGAAAATGTGACAATATCGAGTGGTAAGGATGAAGCACCACTAGGTTTTGGAATAATAACAGACAAAGAAAGTACAGTTGCTTTAAAAAATGTCACTGTCTCTCAAGCAGAAAATGCTATATTTGCAGCTGAAAATTCAACAATAACAGTCTCTGGAGGATCATTTAAGGGAAAAGGTATAACAATATTTGCTGTAAAAGGTGGCACAATTTCAACAGACAATACACAAGTTATATCATCTGATGGTACTGGACTCTATGCAAATGGGGCAGGATCTCAGATCACAATGACAGGAGGAACAGTAACAATAAAAAATGACGAATCTGCATTATATGTTAAAGAAGGTGGACAGATTGATGCCACAAATGTTTCTCTAACAACAGAGGGGAAAGGAACCGGTGCAGTTGCATCTGGTAAAGAGAGCACAATTAAATTGCATGGCAATACAACAATTAACAATACTTTAAATGGTCTTGGAGCCGTTGATGGTGGTAAAATTACCAGCGAAAATTTAACAATCACTGGTGGTAAAGCAATTAATCAAGACCCCGATAAAGAACGCTCTGGTTTATGGACATCAGGCTCTGGGAGTGAAATTAGGTTAACAGGCAAAACAACTATTAAAGATGTTGATGAAGGTTTTTACGTAGACGAGGGAAGTAAAATCATTAGCGGAGATTTAACAATAACCGGTGGTGAAAGTAAAGAAATCACGACTGGTGTAGGCAGTTATGAGTCTGATAGTGTTATTGAATTAAATGGTAAAACAACCATTGAAAATTTTGATGTTGCTCTTGCTGCAGCAAATAATAGCACAATTAAAATGGCAAATAGTAATAGCGAAACAACACAGGGTAAATTAGAAAATAAAATAGCAGCAAAAAAGCTTGCACTCGCCGCAGAATTTGGTGGGCAAATTGATCTCAAAAATATTTCTATAACATCAGAAAACACCGGTTTGCATTTTTTAACTCTCTCTGAGGTTGATAAAGATAAACCTGATAATCCACAAAAACATCGAAACAATGAAATCAATTTAACCAATGCCGATCTTCGCGTTGAAAATGGTTCAGCAATTATCATTGGAGCTCTCAGTAAAAATGGCACTGAAGACACTCAAAACTTATCAATCGGTACAGCCAAGCTTAATAAATCAAAAATCCATGCTGATGTTTTATTAGGAGATGGTATTCTTTGGGATAAAAAATATTTCAATGAGAAAGGTTTTAAGGAGTCCTCCAAAGGTACCTTCACATTAACCGCAGATCAATCTACCCTAGAAGGCAGAACGGATATTGCTAAAGACAGAAATGTCCGCTTTGATCTGATCAACAACACCACATGGCTCTTAAAAACCAGCACAAAAGAAACAGATAAGGATGGCAATCTGCTTGATATTGCTCAAAGAGCACGTTCTGATATTTCTGTCCTTAATCTTAACAACAGTAAGATTGTTTTCCAAGGACCAACAGAAGAGCATTATCACACATTGCATATAGGTTCTGGTAAACCAGAAAATACCGCAGTCTATAATGCCACAGGAAATGCAAAGATTTACTTCAATACGGCTTGGAGTGATGGCGCAGCAAGTGCTGATCAAAAAACCGACAGATTGCTCATTCATGGCGATGTATCAGGAACAACAGCCGTTTATATCCAAAGCGATTTAGGAGACAGAAATAGTGTCATAAATGCTGCTGATCCTTCAAATATAGGAGGACTTTCCCTCATCCAGGTTTCAGGAAAAGCACAAGAAGACTCTTTTAAATTAGCCAATGGCTATATAACATTAGGAGGGCTGCCTTATAAATACACACTAACAGCCTATGGTCCAACCTCAAGCCATGGAAGTGCTGATATTGGGCAAAACCTGTTTGATGAAAAAAATGAAAATTTCTGGGACTTCCGTTTACACAAGGAAACTCTTGACTCTGGTACAGGTTCTGGTGGAAGTGGTACAGGTTCTGGTGGAAGTATAGGTGCCCCTGTAGCACAAATGGCAAACTACTTGGTCATGCCCAATGCTCTCTTCTATAGTGGATTAACCGATATCACTAAACAAAACGCACTGTTAGCCAATATCAGAACATCCGTCCTAGGAAAGGAAGAGGAGAAAAATATCGGTTTCTTCCTCTCTACCTATGGAAGCACAGGGACCTTATCCTCTGCGCGTGGTCCTCTCAAATATGGTTATGGCGCTGATATTCGTTATGCTTCTCTCCAAGCGGGGGCAACATTAGCCGCAATCGAGGGACAGAATATCATCACACATTTCGGTGTTGTTGGAACTTACGGACAGCTGTCTTTCACTCCAAAGGACATGGCAGATGTAAGCAAGAGTACATTGGATAAATGGTCGCTAACAGCCTATGGCAGCCTACAGCATGACAATGGTTTCTATCTTGATACACTGTTCTCTTATGGCGTTTTCAAGGGCGATATCGGCAATGCCATCATGGGCAAAACCGCAAAAGTGAAAAATGCCAAAATGGTGAGTCTCTCTACCACCCTTGGCAAACAATTTGCCACCGGAATGGAAGATTTAACATTCGAACCGCAGGCACAACTTGCCTATCAACATTTGATGTTTAAATCCATTGAAGATGCCAATAATCTGATCATTGATATGAACAACCCTTCGCAATGGTTAATCCGTGTTGGTGGACGTTTGACAAAAACCATTTCCACTGAAAACAACCATCCTCTGTCTTTCTATGGGAAGGTCAACTTTATCAAAACATTTGGTGACGATGGATCTATCACAATTGGCAGGGACTTTGACCTTGATCCTATGGGTGCTACGATTGAAGGTGGGCTTGGTATCAGTGCACAACTTTCACACAATTTGTCTCTTCATGGTGATGTTAGTTACCAACAAAAGCTGCAAAAAACCGGTATATCCGGAGCAAGTTTTTCAGGAGGTATCCGCTATCAGTTTTAA